GTCAAGGGTAGGGGTGGGTTGTTGGGGTACGGAGGAGAGAAGACAGTCAGCGTTGGAATAGCACTTGTTGAACTTGTAATTCCTACTCGTCaacatgggaaaattggaaaaaaaaatcatggtACCGAACATGATATGATTATACTTTTAGACTGCAGTAACTTTATTTTACTGCAATAATATTTTTGAATGAATCCTAGTTAATAGTTTGTTAGTTATTCCCATTTTATACTAGTAACTAGTTAGAGGAATCTTTTATACTATTCAAGAAACATAACTGGTGCATAAGCTTAACGGATCGAAGAAGTGAAAGTTATTATTCCAAGATGGCAGAATGAAATAAGTCTACAACCTTAGTTGAACATAGCTAATATAACaagcttctttttcttttactaGGAATAGATAAAAATATTTAATATTCGCAAAGTCATCGACCACCGGAGAGAATGGAGTCTGAAATAGAAGAAGACCATGGCTTGTCAGAAGAAGATGGATGTGACATCGCCAAATGATCAAAGCCTGCAAAGCTTAAGCAAGTGTTTGAAGTTTGTATCAGTGATAACTCTGGCAAAGGCAAAGCATCTTCCAAGTACATCAACACTTGCCTCATACTTGGCCTAGCAGTTGGTTCTGCCTGAGAGCAAACTAGTCCAAGTTTTAGCACCAACTCAACTTCCTCTCTAACATATTCATTTCCCAAATTTTGATCTATAGCTTCAAGAATATCACCTCTACTCCAACATGAAAATATATAATCAACCAACACGATGTCCTTGTCCAATGCTCGTGGATCTATTGGCCTTCTCCCACAAGCCACCTCAAGCAAAAATGCAccaaaagcatatacatcacttGTGGTTGTGGCTTTGCCAGTTCTTGTTTGCTCAGGGGCAAGGTAACCTACCGTTCCAACTACATGTGTAGTGAGAGGATCACTCCCGTGATCATACAATCTTGCTAGGCCAAAATCTCCTAACTTAGCATTCAATTCACTGTCTAACAACACATTACTAGCCTTAACATCTCTGTGAATTACCACTTGTTCCCATTCTTCATGTAGATAGACTAGTGCTGACGCTACGCCTTTGATGACTCGAAATCTTTGGTTCCAATTGAGGGCACATCTTGGTTTGTCATATAGGAACTTGTCAAGACTTCCATTAGGCATGCATTCGTAAACCAAAAGCAACTCGCCTTTGCGCCTGCAATAGCCCAAAAGTGGTACTAAATTCCTGTGGCGTAACCGACCAATACTAACAATTTCTGCTACAAATTCCCTCAATCCTTGTTTTGATTCATGAGAGACCCTCTTGACTGCTATCTCAATTGCAGAAATTGGTAATACTCCTCTATAGACTCTTCCAAAACCCCCACAACCTAACAACTCTTTGTTGGAAAATCCTTTGGTGGCAATATAAAGATCTTTGAACTTGAACCGATGAGGGCCATATTCAAGCTCCCAATCTTCAAGCAATTCCGCAAACTTCCTCTTCCTTCGTACATAGTAAATTAACACAGAGAAGACTATTACTactacaattgtagatgtcattgGCAAAGCAATCAACAAAAGTTTAGGTTGTTTCTTCGGTCCAACTCGAGGAAGCTTAGGAAGCCTAGCAAGATCAAGTCCTTGGGCTAATCCATTCATTTTAAAGCTCCATCCAAGAACATATTGTGTTGAAACAACTGAGCCAGTGGATCCAGAGAAGCCGATATACATGGTTTCATTCAAGATTGGTGACAGATCATAGAATGATGACAAAAGAGGTGAATTTGGTTTTGCCACATTTACTGGAGCCAGTGTGACATTAATTTGCTTAGCCACACCATCATAGTCCACCCAAGCCTGCATTGGCTGCCCACTAGCAAGAGTCATGTTACTGAATTTGACACTATTATTCTTGGCATAATAACCTGCTGGCTTGGATTCAACAGATTTTAATCCGTTGATATCGATTCCAACATGGTTACCATCAATATCATTGAATTCTCTGTTCTGAGATGTATCAAACTCCACTGCAAAAACGTGGTTAGTGTCTTTGCCAGTAGTGTTATCATTGAAAAGGCCtagaaatgggcttggaaatGCTTCTGCTAGCCCTCCAACAGGTGCAATTACAAAAGCCATACCATGACCAGGCAAAACTAAAGGCACAATAGCTAAGACAAAAGTGGTAGAAAAAGAGAAATTTGAATCATTTGGTAAGTTCTTGAAATTGATTGGTGTGGGATAAAAAGCATGGCCTTTTTGCAGCCTAGAAGTATTTGTTAACTGTAATAGGCCATTTGATGTCAATTGTGCTATGCCATCAAGACTCAAATTTGCTCTATTGAAGCCATTGTAAATGAATCCAAGGTCTTCAGAGTTTGCAAGACAAAATATGGTAGGCACAATCAAGGCAACAATCTTGAAAAACATGGCTaaaaatctttcaacaattcatcATAACTTAGAAGGTTATAAGTAGATGTGATGATTGAAATAAGGTATAATACATCAATAGGCCCTTAAACTTGGTCTCAGCtgacaagtatgccctccaattttgggtgtgcacaagtaggcacatCAACTTGTATAAATTTGAAcaagtaaacacaaatgctgacgtggcactGACATGACACATAAATATTAGAATGACAGTTAACATTTGTGTTtacttgttcaactttatacaagttgaggtgcgcACACCCAAAATTgaagggcatacttgccagctgaagCCAAGTTTAAgggcctatttatgtattatgccttgaAATAATGAACACCCTTTAAGCCAattcatatatattttttccAATTCGTGtatattttctctctctctctgtccTAAATTAAAGTCTAGTGATGTGATAAATGACAAGTAATGAAGAATGAGTACAGGGGCGGCTCGACTATAAAGCCAGTAAAGCAATCGTTTGGGGCCCCAATTTTTCCTTAAAGATGTATTTTATATATAAGTTTTTGCCTCAACCGAAAGACGTTTTTCAAAAATAATATTGATAAAATATTATCCAAGATCAACAATGTCTCAAGGGAGATTGAATGAATTAACTATAGTATCAATTGAAAAGAAATTGATAGAACAAATCGATTATAAAACAGTAATTCATGACTTCGCATCTAAAAAATCTgtaactttaaataaaaatatatatgaattaacagtaattctttattttttgccttcATTGTTGCTTTTATTGTTTCCCTTATGTGCTTTTAAGTGCTCTAATTATTGTTTAATTTCCTTATGTGAAattttttctatgtaataatatgttttgctttccttaaactggcattccggtcatatttcctccattctggaaactcacactatcacacgtacacgcgagttgtgttttgcgcacccgcaaatttttttcaaaaatcccaaatttaggagagttggcatatgcgcggggtgtccgaatttccggtgaccgcgtagccttctcactcgagtagtccgctcgggaaccttgtgtctagtaagacaaatcttagaaaacttaggatagagctatgccaccaattctattaggtcatgcatgcataaaccttaggtggTTCGGTCCTAAGTATCGACTCCAtaattaggaaacctaccaaattgtcgacgggttgcataacccaacgaccaacaagcatattatgtgcaacgtgataatgatagaaggatccaagcctaatCATGACACGTCGAGTTTGGAAatcatctttttttcttttttgtaggaTAGATTTCGTTCCCCAAATTCCCGAGATTAAGATGCGGATGTGGGGAGTGTGGGAGCAGGGCCTAGCAATGATGGAGCATCATCTTCCGTTCAGCCGCCAGCGTGATCAAATGCAAAAATTTTAGGCCAAGTTTTAGGATTGTCTTTACATTACGCCATCTTTGATGTATTTTGGTTTATCTAATATACTCGCTTTTATTTATTTCAATGAAATTTGGCctttttatttccaaactcaagtgtctcaattaaatggcttggatcactctatcataatcccgaatatttggcgttaggctTACCTATGACACAAAAGAGGTCCCGTGCATAATAGGTCGTGCTATGTTTGCTATATTTCTCTTttactatgtgatttgtttgctatgcaatatgtgtttctttTAACGTTATTTGCCCAATGTtcgcattattttatttaaagcagcaatcattcgcactatactaacgcagttttcttcatttttgaaggttttattttattttgattattcccCTCAAAGGTTGATTCatgttgactgcgaactggcggatcacccgtacttcacaagatcaaaagcacgagcatccaacgatatgaatgattcaggggcatccgaacagattGGCTTGGGACTTGCCACCGTTCCAAGAGACGAACCTAAGGCTTCGGGAGGAGGGAATGATGAACTCATCGCCCAATTGATGCAGCAAATGGCcaacatgcaaagtgaaattgagcgactgcgaaatctcactAACCTGTCCATTACCCTCAACACTCCTCATCATGAACAAAGAACAAGTGCGACAATTCCACCGTCCTTTTCGCTTGTTGACTCGCCCGCTCCTCAGCCctttccctcaaaccctccacttcacacagtcaatccaagcactaccaattcaccccccgtcccacaacaaactaacctgcaacaaaccatctcacaacaatctaATCTACAGCAAGCCATCCCGCCACCGATTAACtcacaacaaaccatcccgcaacagaCTAACCTGcagcaaaccatcccgcaacaaaatgacccgcaacaagccaacccacaacaagttaacttccaacaagccaatccgccacctttcaccactccctatattcctcagccttcagctatccaaactaccccacttacccaaaacTACCAGGCAACTCAACACATACCATTGGTACACACCGCTAACCATAACACGTAGTATGTGCCATCGGAATATGTagcagaagctcaacctttcactacccaattGCAGACCGTGCAGCAtccagaggttgacccttatgaggagatggaaagggaagcCAGGGCGAAAGCAGACGAGAATGTAGCAAAGGAGATTCGCAGTCTGAAATAAGCCTTTAGAAGCATCCAAACCGACAAGGGATGTGAAGGACTAGAGTACGAGGATTTGTGTATTCATCCCGACATCGAGTTTCCTGCTAGATATaaggtgccaaaatttgatatgtttgatggaaaaggGAATCCTCGGGATCACTTGAGATCGTACTGTGATAAGCTTGTTGGAGTGGGAAAAGATCAAGCTATTAGGATGAAACTGTTCATAAGGAGTTTGACAGGAGAAGCACTTGATTGGTACACATGCCACGATCCGCAAAAATGGTATAGTTGGGGAGAGATGGCGCAAGAATTCATGGATAGGTTCAGGTTtaacactgagactgtcccagaTAGATTCTACTTGATGAAGCTAGAAAAGAAGTCAACAGAAACTTTCCGAGAGTatgctatgcgctggagagcagaagcCGCGAAAGTCCAGCCCCCAATGGCTGAAAGTGAGATGACAACGCTCTTTGTAAAATCTTTGAAAGATACAACATACTATGAAAGGTTGATAAGCGTCATTGGGCAAAAGTTTTCTGAAGTTATTAGGATGGGAGACTTCATAGAGGAAGGTATCAATACAGGAAGAATCACAAATCTggcagccttgcaagcaacaaataaggcaattcaatcagattcaGCTTAGAAAAAGAGGGACGGAGTTTCCGcggtcatgaccatccaggaacgtagaccaaaccagatgttaacctaccaatacccttcatcccaACCTTCATATTACAGCCAGTATGCCCAagcccctcagccttattaccaacctccgCCCACTCCCTATCTTGTTTACCACACCCAGCCAGCATATTACCCACCTCGAGCACCTGCCCATCAAAGCCCATCATAATACCAGCCAACGTACTCGCCTCAACCCCAATACCAACCACAAAATCCGCCACAAAATACACCCAGACCTCGCCCAAACTTCGAAAGAAAgccaaccaaaacttacacaccgttagccgaacccttagcccaattgtatgaaaggttgagaaccgcagggatactccaaccaattGAGGGAAGAGTTCCTAACCCCCTtggatggtatgacgggactaaacgtTGTGCGTATCACTCAGGAATCGCCGACATGATACTGAAAATTGCCTTACTCTCAAAGACAAAGTCGAGGCATTAATCAAAGAAGGagtcatccagctcaaaggagccccccccccccctccccaaatATAAAAAACAACCCTCTGCCCAATCATGGTGATGAAAATGtgaacatgattaccattgatgaAGATTGTGATTTGGAAGGGACTATTGTATCGGTCAAGAAAGAGGAAAAGGTGTGCTTATCGCCCCAGTGATCACATTCCAAATCGTCAGCCTTTATCGCCCCAGTAATCACATTCCAAATGAGAGCACTAACTGAAGTGGAAGTGCTTACTCCGAGGCCTAAGATCACGACCTTAGTTGCTCAGGCACCTTCTTTCAACACCAAAGCAGTTCCTTGGAATTATCAGTCTGATGAAAGGAACAAAGCAAAAGGAAAATTGATTGTAGAAACTGTTGCTGCTGGATTGACTAGATCTAGGCGGTGTTATGCCCCCGAGGAGGTAGCACGAGGAGCACCGAGCAAAGAAAATGGCCAAAAAAGTTGTGACTGATGCTGAAATcgaaaaattctggagaaaaatgccaactaaagaatattctgttgtagaacaactaaagaaaacaccagcccaaatttctttattggcattgttgatgagttctgaagctcataggaacgCTTTAGCAAAGGTACTGAATGAAGCTTATGTTCCGGCTGAGACTTCCAGCGAGAAATTTTCAGCCATGGTTGGAGAAGTCCTCGAAGCCCACAAACTTTCTTTTCATAACGatgagttgccacctgaaggtttggggcacaacAAGGCATTGAACATTACAGTCAAATGCAGGGACAAGTTTATTTCtaaggtgttgattgatgggggttcagcTATTAACATATGTCCTGTCACTACTCTCCGAGCTTTAGGAATTGATATCGGGAAACTTCGCGACAGTCACGTGAGAGTTAAAGGTTTTTACGGAGCTCAAAGAGGTTTCGTAGGGGAAATCGACTTAGCATTGGAAATTGGACCCGTGGAGTTCACGGTGGAATTTCAAGTAATGGACATATCCGCTAGCTACAATCTGCTGATaggaagaccatggatccacatggctggtgcGGTCCCTTCTACCCTGcatcaaaatttgaaatttgccTGGAATCATCAGGAGattgtgatccatggagaaggcaacaatccGATCTACCCTGAAAACTCAATTCTTGTTATTGAAAGTGTGGAAAGGCTAGATGGATCTGTCTTCCATATCAAGGAAATCATGTGTACTACTCAACctgaaagggtaaaattgccaCGCGTGCTTATGATGGTGGCTTGGGAAATGTTAAAGAATGGTTTTAAGCCTGGTCAGGGTCTCGGAGTAAATTTGGACGGAATAGTGGAACCAATTCAGTTACCCGGTCACAAGGATACCTTTGGTCTTGGATACGAACCCACTCTTGAAGAATTTTcactggctagtctcaaaagaagaaatgatattcccttgccaaagcctgttcctctcTTGAATCAGTCATTTCTCAAGGCGTCCGGTACCCGCATATCAAAGGAAGCTGCTGAAGAAAACCTCGTGGAAGGTCTCAAGAACCTATTCATTGCCGAGGAAGAAGCTGAATGCAATGTGATCCTGGACGATTGCCCAGAAACTCCAACTATCTGGGATGCTAAGCCTGAAGATgttttgaacaattggacttgtaccccgcccccggttctccgggagtcttggtagatgatTTGTATTAATATTTGATGAAAACAACGCGATTcaaaattgaggcttgaatcgtgtttatgcttttgttaaGTTTTGCCTCCAACTTTTGAAAGCTTAAatgccaaatccaaactatgcttttctatttcttattccttctttatttaattaatttttctcttatttttcagcaatcaaactagtaaatctgCTAACACTGTGAATGTGACAGGTAATGAAACAAGAGAGCCTATAGTAAATGCCGAATAAGACTCTGAAGAATGTGAAGAAGACATGCAGCCTGGAGAATTGACTAACGAATTTGAACATTTCGAGAATAATTCGAAACCAAA
The nucleotide sequence above comes from Lycium barbarum isolate Lr01 chromosome 3, ASM1917538v2, whole genome shotgun sequence. Encoded proteins:
- the LOC132633739 gene encoding L-type lectin-domain containing receptor kinase IV.1-like, translated to MFFKIVALIVPTIFCLANSEDLGFIYNGFNRANLSLDGIAQLTSNGLLQLTNTSRLQKGHAFYPTPINFKNLPNDSNFSFSTTFVLAIVPLVLPGHGMAFVIAPVGGLAEAFPSPFLGLFNDNTTGKDTNHVFAVEFDTSQNREFNDIDGNHVGIDINGLKSVESKPAGYYAKNNSVKFSNMTLASGQPMQAWVDYDGVAKQINVTLAPVNVAKPNSPLLSSFYDLSPILNETMYIGFSGSTGSVVSTQYVLGWSFKMNGLAQGLDLARLPKLPRVGPKKQPKLLLIALPMTSTIVVVIVFSVLIYYVRRKRKFAELLEDWELEYGPHRFKFKDLYIATKGFSNKELLGCGGFGRVYRGVLPISAIEIAVKRVSHESKQGLREFVAEIVSIGRLRHRNLVPLLGYCRRKGELLLVYECMPNGSLDKFLYDKPRCALNWNQRFRVIKGVASALVYLHEEWEQVVIHRDVKASNVLLDSELNAKLGDFGLARLYDHGSDPLTTHVVGTVGYLAPEQTRTGKATTTSDVYAFGAFLLEVACGRRPIDPRALDKDIVLVDYIFSCWSRGDILEAIDQNLGNEYVREEVELVLKLGLVCSQAEPTARPSMRQVLMYLEDALPLPELSLIQTSNTCLSFAGFDHLAMSHPSSSDKPWSSSISDSILSGGR